The following DNA comes from Candidatus Cloacimonas sp..
TATTTTGGGAATAGTTATTGGTATCTTAGTTCAGCGCTATGGGACACAAAAAAACGCTTCTAAAATACAACTTAGCGATATTGTCATCAGCAATTTTGGAACCCAATTCATAGAGCTGGAATATACTCTTGCCAATATCGGAAAAAAAGATCAAGAAATTGACTTAATGGCAAAGGTCTGGGATGCCAACGGCGAAGAAATCGCCAGTGCACTTTACAGCGTTGAAGTGAAAGCCAATAGTAAAAGCAGAAGAACAAAAATGCTGGATGATTTGAACCGTGCTTTAAAAGAAGGGGAAAGGCCTTATAAGGCGGAAATTTCATTATATACAAGACACATACCATAAAAAGTTCAAAGTTCAAAGTGCGGGAGTTCAAAGTGCGGGAGTTCAAAGTGCGGGAGTTCAAAGTTCAAAGTTCAAAGTGCAGGAGTGCAAAGTGCGGAAGTGCTTAGTTTTTTGGCAAACTTCGGTGGCTGATTAAGTCCTGTTTATCTTATCCATAAATAATCTGTGAAATCCGTGTAATCTGTGAGAGACGAGGAGAAAAGATGAAGGCAAACAACAAGGCACCCGCTCCTTTTGTTTTGCCTGTTGTTTTTTGGGTTCTGGGTATAATTTTTGCCAAAATTTTCCAACCCGAAGTTATAGTTCTTTTCATTGCAGCAGGCGTTCTTTCGCTATTAGCCATCTTTTGTAAAAAAATACGGTTCTACTTGCTCTTGGTTTTGTTTCTATCTTTGGGAATGCTACGCTTGGCTGTAGTAAAAAAAGACAATTCTGAATTGGAACAGCTTTTAGCGGAGAAAAAACAACTTCAACAAGAAATATGTTTTAGTGTCAGCCAGGTATTTTCTGTAGAAGAAAAACGCTATGCTGTTGAACTTGATTCCCTTGCCGGCTTCCCCCTAAAAGAAAAAATCATCCTTTCCTGCAGTGAAAATTTGCTACCGGGAAAGTCATATCGTTTATTGGCAGAAATTTATCCGCTGGTGCGTGATCCGATTTTGGATATTTATCCCAATCGTTATTCTGCTATTGGTTATCAGCTTGGCAAAGCAGAACCTATTCATTCTAAAGATGTTAGAGATTATCTTGGCAGCTTGCGTTATAAACTGCTAAATTCTTTGGAGATAAAATTGGGAGACCAAGCGGATTGGGCTAAAGCATTGCTTTTTGGTGAATCGGGGCTTAAACAGGAATATCTGAATCAGCTGACCGGAGCTGGAATTATTCATCTGGTAGTAGTGAGCGGAATGCATATCTGGTTAATTTACTTGATTTTGGTTTCCTTGTTCCGCATATTTTTTAGAAGAGAAACGGCGGAAATTTTGTTCCTGCCCCTAATTTTATTATATGCGGCATTGAATAACTGGGCTCCTTCCGTTACGCGTTCCATAATAATGATAGCTATTGTTATTTTGGCGCGTTGGTTGCAGAGTCCTGTTTCCGGAGCTCAAACGATGGCTCTTTCTTTATTTATTATCACACTACTTAGTCCTCTCCAGTTATTCAACATTGGGCTTCAACTTTCTTATGTTTCCGTGCTAATTATTTTTTACGGTTTGCCAAAGCTAAAACTCTTCTCCTCAGACAAATTACTGATTTTGCCATTTTATCAAACACTAAGTAACCTGCTGCAAGGAATATTGCTTTCAGCGCTAATTTCTATTGCCATCACTCCTTTTACTCTCTATTATTTTGGCACTGCTTCTCTAAATGGTATAATTGGCAATACAATAGGTATTCCTTTAATGGGAATTTTGCTACCGCTTTCTTTTTTAGTGCTGCTTTCGCCTCAGGGCTGGTATTTAACCAAACTTTTTGTCCTTTGCTATAAAGCTTTAAACTTACTTT
Coding sequences within:
- a CDS encoding DNA internalization-related competence protein ComEC/Rec2 — encoded protein: MKANNKAPAPFVLPVVFWVLGIIFAKIFQPEVIVLFIAAGVLSLLAIFCKKIRFYLLLVLFLSLGMLRLAVVKKDNSELEQLLAEKKQLQQEICFSVSQVFSVEEKRYAVELDSLAGFPLKEKIILSCSENLLPGKSYRLLAEIYPLVRDPILDIYPNRYSAIGYQLGKAEPIHSKDVRDYLGSLRYKLLNSLEIKLGDQADWAKALLFGESGLKQEYLNQLTGAGIIHLVVVSGMHIWLIYLILVSLFRIFFRRETAEILFLPLILLYAALNNWAPSVTRSIIMIAIVILARWLQSPVSGAQTMALSLFIITLLSPLQLFNIGLQLSYVSVLIIFYGLPKLKLFSSDKLLILPFYQTLSNLLQGILLSALISIAITPFTLYYFGTASLNGIIGNTIGIPLMGILLPLSFLVLLSPQGWYLTKLFVLCYKALNLLWIKWMQFCYLLPFSMSANYLSLWQAMALATIILWGFLLIRGKFRTALKAMIPASLIITGFMLVPFLHKTETSVYIFNCGLGDCSLIRFGNGETMLIDTGGGRKLGIPETFLNEKDYQQESWLSQNLLPWLGKQGIGKIDYLILTHLHSDHCGGLITLLNHKKIGHIFVSDESVKQDFWSYAQKQKYYGSAKIHTITDTCSFFIDKARLKFLHPDKNYLPHNENNASLVCRLDTEFASMLFTGDIEKDAENYLLDNYASELKADYLKVPHHGSRSSCSANFWQDVSPQEVWITAPRKNIYHFPHPETMQSLQKQQAKILITGNGTIKKIGIPAKKRGD